A single region of the Sorghum bicolor cultivar BTx623 chromosome 9, Sorghum_bicolor_NCBIv3, whole genome shotgun sequence genome encodes:
- the LOC110430236 gene encoding uncharacterized protein LOC110430236, translating to MAVNFIVSEDESLILTGPKRGIALISDTYVETNLKIKGDELQQDRELSKGILTIGGIARRLLKNCELESCSLATRLSTVDVVYAVVKDAVEATISVEVLAGEYFGEITACTSSIKNRLVLHDSRLTHSDSGQNIAPAVIPLLRSVVAVYVKEMLLLTIATHTDDGEITKCIEFTPRVNGSDLDEITVGAATLGVRVVWSIINF from the exons atggccgtcaacttcatcgtttCTGAG GATGAATCGCTGATCTTGACAGGACCAAAACGAGGTATTGCGTTGATAAGTGATACATATGTTGAGACTAATCTGAAAATCAAGGGTGATGAGTTGCAGCAGGATAGAGAACTCAGTAAAGGAATCCTAACAATAGGAGGCATAGCACGGCGATTGTTGAAGAATTGTGAGCTTGAAAGCTGCTCTCTTGCTACCAGGCTCAGTACTGTGGATGTGGTGTATGCAGTTGTGAAAGATGCAGTGGAGGCTACCATTTCAGTTGAAGTTTTAGCGGGAGAATATTTTGGAGAAATTACAGCCTGCACCAGCAGCATCAAGAATAGGCTTGTGCTTCATGACAGCAGATTGACTCATAGTGATAGTGGTCAGAACATTGCCCCTGCTGTCATCCCACTCTTGCGATCTGTGGTGGCTGTCTATGTCAAGGAGATGCTGTTACTGACTATTGCCACCCATACTGATGATGGAGAAATTACAAAGTGCATTGAGTTTACTCCAAGAGTCAATGGTTCAGATCTAGATGAAATTACTGTTGGTGCCGCAACATTGGGCGTGAGGGTTGTATGGTCAATAATTAACTTTTAG
- the LOC8067323 gene encoding uncharacterized protein LOC8067323 has translation MRSDVARSKSLGETESERTATALRVRQMAHQIVLEALALDDDEEEDYDVDDDDDEEEDGDDDENVVVEVNNKEDDWWQRLKKLQIEYGPELAARDKEAKERILDYDPKQGGAYYTRLIQVYDLASFDHDEESPIPPMRFTDVVYKNKNDYELCEAVNIFTVKMGSLDIGFPIHVYGTVIARDSLDKKCVYLFRRDREDSQTINSKDESLILTGPKRGIALISDTYVETNLKIKGDELQQDRELSKGILTIGGIARRLLKNCELESCSLATRLSTVDVVYAVVKDAVEATISVEVLAGEYFGEISACTSSIKNRLVLHDSRLTHSDSGQNIAPAVIPLLRSVVAVYIKEMLLLTIATHTDDGEITKCIEFTPRVNGSDLDEITIGAATLSVRVVWSIINF, from the exons ATGCGGAGCGATGTCGCGCGCTCGAAATCTTTAGGCGAGACCGAGTCTGAGCGAACGGCAACAGCGTTGAGGGTGAGGCAGATGGCGCACCAGATCGTGCTGGAGGCACTGGCACTGGAtgatgacgaggaggaggattacgatgttgacgatgatgatgatgaggaggaggacggtgatgatgatgaaaatgttgTTGTTGAGGTGAATAATAAGGAGGATGATTGGTGGCAGAGGCTTAAGAAGCTTCAGATTGAGTACGGCCCGGAGCTTGCTGCTCGTGATAAGGAAGCCAAGGAGCGCATCCTCGACTACGATCCCAAGCAGGGGGGCGCCTACTACACCCGGCTCATCCAAGTCTATGACCTCGCCTCATTCGACCACGACGAGGAGT CGCCCATTCCACCGATGAGGTTTACCGACGTGGTCTACAAAAACAAGAACGACTATGAGCTGTGTGAGGCAGTAAACATCTTCACTGTGAAGATGGGCTCCTTGGATATTGGCTTCCCAATTCATGTCTATGGCACTGTCATTGCGAGAGACAGCCTTGACAAAAAGTGTGTTTATCTCTTCCGCCGTGATAGGGAAGATTCCCAAACTATCAACTCTAAG GATGAATCGCTGATCTTGACAGGACCAAAACGAGGTATTGCGTTGATAAGTGATACATATGTTGAGACTAATCTGAAAATCAAGGGTGATGAGTTGCAGCAGGATAGAGAACTCAGTAAAGGAATCCTAACAATAGGAGGCATAGCACGGCGATTGTTGAAGAATTGTGAGCTTGAAAGCTGCTCTCTTGCTACCAGGCTCAGTACTGTGGATGTGGTGTATGCAGTTGTGAAAGATGCAGTGGAGGCTACCATTTCAGTTGAAGTTTTAGCAGGAGAATATTTTGGAGAAATTTCAGCCTGCACCAGCAGCATCAAGAATAGGCTTGTGCTTCATGACAGCAGATTGACTCATAGTGATAGTGGTCAGAACATTGCCCCTGCTGTCATCCCACTCTTGCGATCTGTGGTGGCTGTCTATATCAAGGAGATGCTGTTACTGACTATTGCCACCCATACTGATGATGGAGAAATTACAAAGTGCATTGAGTTTACTCCAAGAGTCAATGGTTCAGATCTGGATGAAATTACTATTGGTGCCGCAACATTGAGCGTGAGGGTTGTATGGTCAATAATTAACTTTTGA
- the LOC110430235 gene encoding uncharacterized protein LOC110430235 encodes MAFIPTARRRHLVGPCAALCLYRRSLEPGQTGAAPNQRKRKASASAAAAEDDAEAEELESVEELEREVADLDRRILEHLRGTATRLSDAAVSRVTALRPTARLDVKVWN; translated from the exons ATGGCCTT CATCCCAACCGCGCGCCGCCGTCACCTTGTCGGCCCGTGCGCGGCGTTGTGCCTCTATCGCCGTTCGCTCGAGCCAGGGCAAACTGGAGCCGCGCCCAACCAGCGCAAGCGCAAGGCTTCGGCCTCCGCCGCAGCCGCTGAGGACGACGCGGAGGCGGAGGAGCTGGAGAGTGTGGAGGAGCTGGAGAGAGAGGTCGCCGATCTGGACCGCCGCATCCTCGAGCACCTCCGCGGCACCGCCACCCGCCTCTCTGACGCTGCCGTCTCCCGCGTCACCGCGCTCCGCCCGACCGCCCGGCTGG ATGTCAAGGTTTGGAACTAG
- the LOC8068665 gene encoding PGR5-like protein 1B, chloroplastic, whose protein sequence is MAAAAPVAPGSGCLSRPRHRPPWVRLRGARVAAAAAAAAEGPSCLFVGPIETASQEKLEALYHQARDSYYSGQPLIVDDMFDKVELKLRLYGSKSVVKYPRCSIIRQSTYADAEEDQAMFMALSSIWMLLLLFGTSAFLVPSLYTLSIAVGDVFGARHLLYGEKSLDTITRVNDLVLVGLGHVIGYPIASASVGALRGLLTNNLVALKGSCPNCGEQVFAFVKTDKSVRAPHRAECHVCECPLEYRTKIEKSLSGPRRSWVYGRVYLVKQGHPRKRKWIND, encoded by the exons ATGGCGGCGGCCGCCCCGGTGGCGCCCGGGAGCGGCTGCCTCAGCCGCCCGCGCCATCGCCCGCCCTGGGTGCGGCTGCGCGGCGCGAGggtcgccgccgcggcggcggccgcggcggaggGGCCGTCCTGCCTCTTCGTGGGGCCAATCGAGACCGCCAGCCAGGAGAAGCTCGAGGCGCTCTACCACCAG GCCAGGGATTCCTACTACAGTGGCCAGCCATTGATCGTCGACGACATGTTTGACAAAGTCGAG CTGAAGCTCCGGCTTTATGGCTCCAAATCAGTTGTAAAATACCCCCGCTGCAGCATCATCAGGCAATCGACCTACGCTGACGCCGAG GAGGACCAAGCGATGTTTATGGCATTGTCAAGCATATGGATGTTGCTCCTCCTGTTCGGTACCTCAGCCTTTCTTGTCCCTAGTCTGTACACTCTGAGCATCGCGGTCGGGGATGTGTTTGGAGCAAGGCACCTCCTGTACGGTGAAAAGTCCCTTGATACGATAACAAGAGTTAACGACTTGGTTTTGGTTGGATTGGGGCATGTAATTGGTTATCCCATCGcttctgcgtccg TTGGTGCACTGCGGGGCTTATTGACAAACAATTTGGTCGCACtaaaagggtcctgcccaaatTGTGGTGAGCAG GTATTTGCATTTGTTAAGACTGATAAATCTGTTCGAGCACCTCATCGAGCAGAATGTCATGTCTGTGAATGCCCTTTGGAGTACCGCACGAAAATTGAG AAATCTTTGTCAGGGCCTAGAAGAAGTTGGGTCTATGGCCGGGTTTATCTAGTGAAGCAAGGACATCCTAGGAAACGGAAATGGATAAATGACTAA
- the LOC8068666 gene encoding probable serine/threonine-protein kinase PBL11 yields the protein MGNCWGAKISSDSPSRGAISPSGATSKFTSRNGAAALSGCSSHASSASMLPTPRSEDEILESANVKAFTFNELRTATRNFRPDSVLGEGGFGSVFKGWIDEKTLAPTRPGTGMVIAVKKLNQEGYQGHKEWLTEVNYLGTLSHPYLVKLVGYCLEDEQRLLVYEFMPRGSLENHLFRRSSYFQPLSWNLRMKIALGAAKGLAYLHSDEAKVIYRDFKTSNVLLDANFNAKLSDFGLAKDGPTGDKSHVSTRVMGTHGYAAPEYLATGHLTTKSDVYSFGVVLLEMLSGRRALDKNRPNGEHNLVEWARPYLRSKRRIFRILDPRLGGQYSLARAQKAAALALQCLSVESRHRPSMDEVVTALEQLQDTKEGGNHHLQKRPSSRSMDNNGVKAAVKGKPAPSVKPV from the exons ATGGGCAACTGCTGGGGCGCCAAGATCAGCTCCGACAGCCCGTCCCGCGGCGCCATCTCCCCATCAG GGGCAACTTCCAAGTTCACTAGCAGGAATGGGGCAGCAGCCTTGAGCGGCTGCAGTAGCCATGCCTCATCTGCATCGATGCTGCCAACCCCCCGCAGCGAGGATGAGATTCTGGAGTCGGCGAACGTCAAGGCCTTCACCTTCAATGAGCTGAGGACCGCCACCAGGAACTTCAGACCAGACAGTGTGCTGGGCGAGGGTGGGTTTGGCTCGGTCTTCAAGGGCTGGATCGATGAGAAGACGCTTGCCCCGACTAGACCGGGCACGGGGATGGTCATTGCCGTCAAGAAGCTCAACCAGGAAGGCTACCAGGGTCACAAGGAATGGCTG ACTGAAGTGAATTACCTTGGAACGCTTTCGCACCCCTATCTTGTAAAGCTCGTTGGCTACTGCCTTGAAGACGAACAGCGCCTCCTTGTCTATGAGTTCATGCCGCGCGGGAGTTTGGAGAACCATTTGTTTAGGA GGAGCTCCTATTTCCAGCCACTGTCCTGGAACCTACGAATGAAAATTGCCCTTGGAGCAGCTAAAGGTCTTGCATATCTCCATAGCGATGAGGCCAAAGTCATCTACCGTGATTTCAAGACCTCTAATGTCCTTCTAGATGCG AACTTCAATGCAAAGCTCTCTGATTTTGGGCTTGCAAAGGATGGTCCAACTGGTGACAAGAGCCATGTCTCCACCAGGGTGATGGGGACTCATGGGTATGCAGCTCCAGAATACCTTGCAACAG GTCATCTGACCACCAAGAGCGATGTGTACAGCTTTGGAGTAGTACTCCTAGAAATGTTGTCAGGACGCCGCGCACTGGACAAGAACCGCCCAAATGGGGAGCACAACCTGGTGGAGTGGGCTAGGCCATACCTGAGAAGTAAACGGCGCATATTTCGCATCCTGGACCCCCGGCTGGGTGGGCAGTACTCCCTTGCTAGGGCGCAGAAGGCTGCAGCGCTCGCATTGCAATGCCTCTCAGTGGAGTCCAGGCACAGGCCCAGCATGGACGAGGTGGTAACAGCCTTGGAACAGCTCCAGGACACGAAGGAAGGTGGTAACCATCACCTACAGAAGAGGCCAAGCAGCCGGAGCATGGACAACAATGGTGTCAAAGCGGCAGTGAAGGGGAAGCCTGCTCCTTCTGTAAAACCAGTTTGA
- the LOC8067321 gene encoding uncharacterized protein LOC8067321 isoform X1, whose amino-acid sequence MSSSNLEQYLAAALCRHTPAAATATAAPAGAGGGTPDLAAVAIQRQKAAQRARFTTAAFSAEFAPARSLADQYFSRREQVKGLEDQLRDIQSQRSEAATLQSRKEPKIERATEFISEATDRNEQLRSSVADVREKRNLRATITSQELQALQSLEAESNEGAETNDKTLETILWYEKFLGFRIVVGKDVKFVFNKIPQRREKEYSFRVSRSLQLIECDPHVKDIEELAKDLDLNEHLFKFARMAREKFQSSFMNGTLPGTPETLPVSNRSEDAHNETQSSSKKNVQLLPVKKEDTALLGASPGVRRRSKRLKGMR is encoded by the exons ATGTCGTCGTCCAACCTCGAGCAATATCTGGCCGCCGCCCTCTGCCGTCACACCCCCGCTGCCGCTACCGCCACCGCCGCGCCTGCTGGAGCCGGGGGAGGGACGCCGGATCTGGCGGCGGTGGCGATTCAGCGCCAAAAGGCCGCGCAGCGCGCCAGGTTCACGACGGCCGCGTTCTCCGCGGAGTTCGCCCCGGCCCGGTCCCTCGCCGACCAGTACTTCTCGCGCCGAG AGCAGGTGAAGGGACTCGAGGATCAGCTCCGGGACATCCAGTCGCAGCGCAGCGAGGCTGCCACAC TGCAGTCGCGGAAGGAACCGAAAATCGAGCGTGCCACAGAGTTCATCTCGGAGGCCACGGATAGGAATGAGCAGCTCCGTAGCTCGGTGGCGGATGTCAGGGAGAAGAGGAACTTGCGTGCTACAATCACATCCCAGGAACTTCAAG CTCTCCAGTCACTTGAAGCAGAGAGTAATGAAGGTGCCGAGACGAATGACAAGACACTAGAAACTATTCTCTGGTATGAGAAGTTCCTTGGCTTCCGGATTGTCGTAGGTAAAG atgtgaagtttgttttCAACAAGATTCCACAACGTCGAGAGAAGGAGTACTCGTTTCGTGTAAGTCGGAGTTTACAAT TAATCGAATGTGATCCTCACGTCAAGGATATTGAGGAATTGGCGAAGGATTTGGATTTGAATGAACATCTCTTCAAGTTTGCAAGAATGGCCAGAGAGAAATTCCAGTCTTCTTTCATGAATG GGACTCTTCCTGGAACCCCAGAGACCCTTCCTGTAAGCAACAGAAGTGAGGACGCTCACAATGAAACCCAATCCTCAAGCAAGAAAAATGTGCAGTTACTTCCTGTTAAGAAAGAAGACACAGCCCTGTTAGGAGCGTCTCCTGGTGTTCGGCGTCGTTCTAAACGTCTCAAG GGAATGCGGTGA
- the LOC8067320 gene encoding uncharacterized protein C20orf24 homolog: MAKARSSAKQSRAQAQAQQSNGGGHALSSKLARYLDPEASLDKDQLLDAVHWIRQAVGLICGLLWGAVPLVGAVWIALFLTISTGIIYWYYTYLLKIDEEEYGGHGALLQEGLFASFTLFLLSWTLVYSLAHF, from the exons ATGGCCAAGGCCAGGTCGTCGGCGAAGCAGTCGCGTGCGCAGGCCCAGGCGCAGCAGTCAAACGGCGGCGGCCACGCGCTGTCCTCCAAGCTCGCTAGGTACCTCGACCCGGAGGCCTCCTTGGACAAG GACCAACTCCTGGACGCGGTGCACTGGATCCGCCAGGCGGTGGGGCTCATCTGCGGCCTGCTCTGGGGAGCCGTCCCCCTCGTCGGCGCCGTCTGGATCGCATT ATTTCTGACCATCTCGACTGGCATTATCTATTGGTACTACACATACCTGTTGAAGATTGACGAGGAGGAATATGGAGGCCATGGGGCTCTACTTCAGGAGGGGCTTTTCGCTTCTTTCACCCTTTTCCTG CTTTCGTGGACTCTAGTATACAGTTTGGCTCACTTTTGA
- the LOC8067321 gene encoding uncharacterized protein LOC8067321 isoform X2: MSSSNLEQYLAAALCRHTPAAATATAAPAGAGGGTPDLAAVAIQRQKAAQRARFTTAAFSAEFAPARSLADQYFSRREQVKGLEDQLRDIQSQRSEAATLQSRKEPKIERATEFISEATDRNEQLRSSVADVREKRNLRATITSQELQALQSLEAESNEGAETNDKTLETILWYEKFLGFRIVVGKDVKFVFNKIPQRREKEYSFRVSRSLQLIECDPHVKDIEELAKDLDLNEHLFKFARMAREKFQSSFMNETLPVSNRSEDAHNETQSSSKKNVQLLPVKKEDTALLGASPGVRRRSKRLKGMR, encoded by the exons ATGTCGTCGTCCAACCTCGAGCAATATCTGGCCGCCGCCCTCTGCCGTCACACCCCCGCTGCCGCTACCGCCACCGCCGCGCCTGCTGGAGCCGGGGGAGGGACGCCGGATCTGGCGGCGGTGGCGATTCAGCGCCAAAAGGCCGCGCAGCGCGCCAGGTTCACGACGGCCGCGTTCTCCGCGGAGTTCGCCCCGGCCCGGTCCCTCGCCGACCAGTACTTCTCGCGCCGAG AGCAGGTGAAGGGACTCGAGGATCAGCTCCGGGACATCCAGTCGCAGCGCAGCGAGGCTGCCACAC TGCAGTCGCGGAAGGAACCGAAAATCGAGCGTGCCACAGAGTTCATCTCGGAGGCCACGGATAGGAATGAGCAGCTCCGTAGCTCGGTGGCGGATGTCAGGGAGAAGAGGAACTTGCGTGCTACAATCACATCCCAGGAACTTCAAG CTCTCCAGTCACTTGAAGCAGAGAGTAATGAAGGTGCCGAGACGAATGACAAGACACTAGAAACTATTCTCTGGTATGAGAAGTTCCTTGGCTTCCGGATTGTCGTAGGTAAAG atgtgaagtttgttttCAACAAGATTCCACAACGTCGAGAGAAGGAGTACTCGTTTCGTGTAAGTCGGAGTTTACAAT TAATCGAATGTGATCCTCACGTCAAGGATATTGAGGAATTGGCGAAGGATTTGGATTTGAATGAACATCTCTTCAAGTTTGCAAGAATGGCCAGAGAGAAATTCCAGTCTTCTTTCATGAATG AGACCCTTCCTGTAAGCAACAGAAGTGAGGACGCTCACAATGAAACCCAATCCTCAAGCAAGAAAAATGTGCAGTTACTTCCTGTTAAGAAAGAAGACACAGCCCTGTTAGGAGCGTCTCCTGGTGTTCGGCGTCGTTCTAAACGTCTCAAG GGAATGCGGTGA
- the LOC8067324 gene encoding chitinase 12, whose amino-acid sequence MRALLAVATMVATVFLSMSSSSTHAQQCGTQAAGALCPNCQCCSMYGWCGSTSDYCGSGCQSQCTGTCGGGGVASIISESVFNQMLLHRNDAGCPANGFYTYAAFIAAANSFPGFGTTGASPDVQKRELAAFLAQTSHETTGGWATAPDGAYAWGYCFKEEKDGASGPDYCEPSTQWPCAAGKKYYGRGPIQISYNYNYGPAGQAIGAGILANPDLVAADATVSFETAVWFWMTPQSPKPSCHDVMTGQWTPSAADIAAGRLPGYGVVTNIINGGLECGHGADTRVADRIGFYKRYCDLLGVSYGDNLDCANQMPFNSS is encoded by the coding sequence ATGAGAGCACTGCTGGCGGTGGCGACCATGGTGGCCACTGTCTTCTTGTCCATGTCGTCGTCGTCCACGCACGCCCAGCAGTGCGGCACGCAGGCCGCCGGCGCGCTGTGCCCCAACTGCCAGTGCTGCAGCATGTACGGGTGGTGCGGCAGCACCTCCGACTACTGCGGCAGCGGCTGCCAGAGCCAGTGCACCGGcacctgcggcggcggcggcgtggcgtCCATCATCTCCGAGTCCGTCTTCAACCAGATGCTGCTGCACCGCAACGACGCCGGCTGCCCTGCCAACGGCTTCTACACCTACGCCGCCTTCATCGCGGCGGCCAACTCCTTCCCGGGCTTCGGCACGACGGGGGCGAGCCCCGACGTCCAGAAGCGCGAGCTGGCGGCGTTCCTGGCGCAGACGTCGCACGAGACGACGGGCGGGTGGGCGACGGCGCCCGACGGCGCCTACGCCTGGGGCTACTGCTTCAAGGAGGAGAAGGACGGCGCGTCGGGGCCGGACTACTGCGAGCCCAGCACACAGTGGCCGTGCGCCGCCGGGAAGAAGTACTACGGCCGCGGACCCATCCAGATCTCCTACAACTACAACTACGGCCCCGCCGGCCAGGCCATCGGCGCCGGCATCCTCGCCAACCCGGACCTTGTCGCCGCCGACGCCACCGTCTCGTTCGAGACCGCGGTGTGGTTCTGGATGACGCCGCAGTCGCCCAAGCCGTCGTGCCACGACGTCATGACGGGGCAGTGGACGCCGTCGGCAGCTGACATCGCCGCGGGGAGGTTGCCGGGGTATGGCGTCGTCACCAACATCATCAACGGCGGCCTCGAGTGCGGCCATGGCGCCGATACCCGCGTCGCGGACAGGATCGGGTTCTACAAGCGCTACTGCGACTTGCTTGGGGTCAGCTATGGCGACAACTTGGACTGCGCCAACCAGATGCCCTTCAACAGCTCCTAA